Part of the Nicotiana tabacum cultivar K326 chromosome 20, ASM71507v2, whole genome shotgun sequence genome, CATTTGAATCCTGAGCCGAACCCTATTTGCCATGCTCTGTCACCCTTCTTTATCCTCCCTTTGGCCTCAGAGTAGGCCAAATTATACCACACTGAGCTACTTGAAGTGTTTCCGAACCTATAAAGAGTCATTCTTGAAGGTTCCATAAGTTCTTCTGAGAGATCAAGATTCTTCTGAAGCTCGTCCAACACGGCCCTTCCCCCTGCATGAATGCAGAAATGCTCGAATGCCATCTTGAAATCGGGGATATAtggttttattttccttttaagGACATTTCTCGCGACTAAAGAGGCGAAAAAGAGGAGCTGCTCGGACATTGGGAGGACTAGAGGGCCAAGAGTTGTAATATTTGTTTTTAAGGCCTCACCAGCTACTGCCATTAAGTCTTTAGACAATGACATGCCTTTTTTTCCATCCTCTTCCTCATCTTGGTAGACGCAACCGAATGCTCTGTCATCTGCACCTTTATGGGTGCGGACAACATGCATCAGTTGATATTTTGAGCGCCAACGATCGGAGAAACGGTTCGATAGGAGAATAGCAGATGCACCCATCCGGAAAATCATATTTGGTATTAGCTTTGATTTGTCTTTCCCTGTATAGAAGGCCGCTGAGACTACTTCTGTACTTACAATAAGTGCATAGGTGTTTGCTTGCCCCTATTCAGTAATTTCATATATCAGCAATTTATTGAAGAGAGATAAGGGTAAACTTgtcaaaaaattctttttatttgtgATTTCTTAAAAAGCATATAAAAGGGAAAGATGACAATCAAAATGGGACAATCCTCCTTTTGTTGCATCTCAATGATGACGTTTGATTAGGTACGGAATTTAATGAAAAAATTTCATAACATACTAAAAGTATATATTTTTAGAACTTGTATAGCTAAAGAACTTGAAGACATTTTTTGGAAAGTATTTTCCTTCAAAAACATACCTAAAagtaaaatgaaaatttaatgtTGAAGAGTTTCTAAATATTGAAATATATTATTGATCTTCTTTggaacaaacaaaaagaaaacaagggccatataaaataaaattgaggGTAAGTGTTATTGTAACCTTCATAGAGATGTTTCCATATGAGAGTAAGTCTATTAACCTAAATAGCCGTTTACTCAactacttaaactaaaaataacagatagatatatataatatatgtataattgtatataatatatgtaggaaaaataagggaaaaaatcagaaatagccagatttacaattggtaattgaaaaatagccatggtttgaaaaataatcgaaatttagccactttttcatataaagatataatctgaacaaaaacacagtatgccagagttcgaattttttacgtatgagattccagtataatatgttggaatttcataatatgctggagttccaacataatatgtggGAAGTTTAAATGGAGGAGTTCCAtaatctagcatattatgctggaattttccgtggtggagttccaacataatatactggaaagtttatatgcaggagctccataatcccgcaaattatgctggaactttcgtGTTTTAGAAAAACAatagttatttttcaatgactttacaaataTTGCCTATTTCTTAATTACTAGTTCGAAAACTGGTTAATCCCTACTATTTTCGCTATTAATTGTGAAAGGAGATATACCAACCTGTAAAAGGCGATTAGCTAGGTCCACAGAAATAAGTCCAGCACTGCAACCCATGCCACCAAGATTATAAGTAATCACATTAACTCCAAGCTTATAATGGTTGACAATCATTGCAGAAAGAGAAGGTGTTGGATTAAACATACTAGAATTAACAATAACAATCCCAATCTCTCGAATTTTCACTCCTGTTTTTGCCAACACATCGTCTATAGCACCAACAATAACCAATTTAGCTTGATGTTGGTTACTACTAAGTGAAAAATTTGATGGAATCCATTTATCTACTGGTATATAAGTCTTATCACTTAAACCTGACCTTTccaatattttcttttgaaaattcaaGCTATCTTCATCAAAAATCCCAGCCAATTTCTCCACTAAACGTTCTTTAGATATCATATAACGTTCATGTGGTTTATAGCACGCGAAATCGACTAAGTATACATTTCTTGGACGACTCATGAAATATAATGTGGCTAAAAAAACAACAAGTGTTGAATAAGATTTCAACATGGCTAGATTTGTAATGAGATCTTCAAGTGTAAGAGTTGAAAGATGAAGTCCAATAGCAACAAGAATTGGAACAATGAAAAGATAAATTGCATTTGATATTAAGTAATGGTAACCAAGTTTTACATATTTAAGTCTAACAGAAAGAAGAAAATTGGGCAGATTTGAATGGATTTCTCCAATTGGAGAATTTTCTGCCATTGTTTGTGGAGAAGAGAAGAGAAAGACTAAAACAAGAAAGATTGagggaaaaaataatatttggagTATGATGAGTTTCCAAGTACATCAAGATTGGTCACAATTTAAAGAGTACTGAAAAAAATAGTTTTGCCCACCCAATTAATGTGCCATTAATTGATGATATATGAATACAATATAGTCAAAATTTGTCATTTACATTTGCCAACTTTCCATTTCCTTTTTAATAAATGCAAAAGGTTAGGTTATTCCCTACATGTGTCGGAAGAGATTTTTACCCATGATAAGAAGATAAGCTAACGAATTATTGTAGTTGGAAGAAAGGATAATAGATATTGTTGAATTAACCTAAATAATAGTCCACTCaattatttaaactaaaaatagtcgtcaaatgtataatatgtgtataattatgtataatcaatgtataatctgtatataccggctagaaaaagtaaacagtaaAATCAAACGACCATTTGTGTAATTTATTCTGATAAGAAACGCTCTTAATTCAGTTCAGTAGAACGTGTGGCTCAAAAACCCAATGTCGTTGATTCAAATTCTACATTGCGTGATTTTTCTTCTTAGATCAAATTAGAATAAAATAGATTCATTTAGTAACTTTCACAACAATCGAAATTTGATCTTCTATGCTTGTGATGAAATTACATAGTATAGTGATGTATCGACCTTTTTTCTTCAATAAAATTAACTAACTAAAGTCTAGtctctaaaaaaataattaaagtcgAAAAATGCATTTCAATAAAATCAACTAACTAAAGTCTAGTCTCTCAGAAAGTAATTAAAGTCGAAAAATGCATTTTTAGGTGTGGGATTAATTAATTAGGTGGCAAACCATCTCATATTAAATGCTTTAGGTGGCCTCACATGCCATATGTAGGAGCCAAACGCAGACTAATTAAGCAAGTTACACAAAACCCAAATATCTCAACCCAAATAATCTTGTATAAAATGTCCCTTTCCCAATAATTTCCCAAAAAATTGGATCTAGAAATCAAAAGAGGGCCCCTCTGGGAATTCcttaaaatagcacggtataatcagttttcggactggtcattcaaaaatagccaccgtttacgaagtcaatgaaaaatagccactattttgctgtaacGGAGACCGGTCCCGCATAATATACGGGAGTTCGGTGCATCTGTgtacgaactccagcatattatgctggaccggtatactttgctgactcctgtATAATATAtgggagactggagcaccggtgctccaaactccagtatattatactggacatttatacttgctggaactccagtatattatgctggagttctagtgtacttatgctggaactccaacatattatgctggagttccagcatagttATCCTGGAACTCtcgtataatatgctggagttcaagcatacttatgctggaactccagtataata contains:
- the LOC107802970 gene encoding 3-ketoacyl-CoA synthase 20-like; the protein is MAENSPIGEIHSNLPNFLLSVRLKYVKLGYHYLISNAIYLFIVPILVAIGLHLSTLTLEDLITNLAMLKSYSTLVVFLATLYFMSRPRNVYLVDFACYKPHERYMISKERLVEKLAGIFDEDSLNFQKKILERSGLSDKTYIPVDKWIPSNFSLSSNQHQAKLVIVGAIDDVLAKTGVKIREIGIVIVNSSMFNPTPSLSAMIVNHYKLGVNVITYNLGGMGCSAGLISVDLANRLLQGQANTYALIVSTEVVSAAFYTGKDKSKLIPNMIFRMGASAILLSNRFSDRWRSKYQLMHVVRTHKGADDRAFGCVYQDEEEDGKKGMSLSKDLMAVAGEALKTNITTLGPLVLPMSEQLLFFASLVARNVLKRKIKPYIPDFKMAFEHFCIHAGGRAVLDELQKNLDLSEELMEPSRMTLYRFGNTSSSSVWYNLAYSEAKGRIKKGDRAWQIGFGSGFKCNSAVWRALRTIDAAIEKNAWTDEIEDFPVQIPY